In Zunongwangia profunda SM-A87, the following proteins share a genomic window:
- a CDS encoding CatA-like O-acetyltransferase has translation MKKHINLDNYDRKEQFKFFKGFEEPFFGLTTHLNCENIYNYCKKKKIPFFAYYLYQTNKAVNQVNNFRQRIINDQIYQFDVIHISTTIARKNKTFGFSYLKHSEHFNEFLDQFVKERKRIENSDLLMPANMDEQVIHYSAIPWINFSSISHARKFSINDTCPKITFGKIHKSKEGLMMPVSIHAHHALVDGYHIGQLVQIIQNNFNNNE, from the coding sequence TCAACCTGGACAACTATGACAGAAAAGAACAGTTTAAATTCTTTAAAGGTTTTGAAGAACCTTTTTTTGGACTAACTACTCATTTAAATTGTGAAAACATCTATAATTACTGCAAAAAAAAGAAAATTCCCTTCTTTGCTTATTATTTATATCAAACCAATAAAGCAGTTAATCAAGTCAACAATTTTCGGCAAAGAATTATAAATGATCAAATTTATCAATTTGATGTTATCCATATTTCTACAACTATAGCCAGAAAAAACAAGACTTTTGGTTTTTCGTATCTTAAGCACAGTGAGCACTTTAACGAATTTCTTGATCAATTCGTTAAAGAAAGAAAAAGAATAGAAAACTCTGATTTACTTATGCCGGCAAATATGGATGAGCAAGTAATACATTATTCTGCTATTCCCTGGATTAATTTCAGTTCTATCTCACATGCAAGAAAATTTTCCATTAACGATACTTGCCCAAAAATTACATTTGGAAAAATCCATAAAAGTAAAGAAGGCCTTATGATGCCAGTTTCAATTCACGCCCATCATGCGCTTGTGGATGGTTATCACATAGGTCAACTAGTCCAAATAATCCAAAACAACTTTAATAACAATGAATAA
- a CDS encoding CsbD family protein, with translation MNNDQLEGKWKQIKGEFKQKYGKVTDDDATYSEGKFDEMLGRLQERTGKSKEELKKEIDRW, from the coding sequence ATGAATAATGATCAGCTAGAAGGAAAATGGAAACAGATAAAAGGTGAATTTAAGCAGAAGTACGGGAAAGTAACTGATGACGATGCAACCTACTCTGAGGGGAAATTTGATGAAATGCTTGGAAGACTGCAGGAAAGAACCGGTAAGTCCAAAGAAGAATTGAAGAAAGAGATCGATAGGTGGTAA
- a CDS encoding esterase-like activity of phytase family protein, which translates to MMMKKLAIWGLTGLFFCSCATTRKIEDDRLQIRFLDEYVIDKDLKIDNTKVGGLSGIDYKDGSYYFIVDTPSDARFYQAEIKLSANKIDTVNFKKTVMIEKTAEFFKDHTLDPEAIRFLPEENQVYISSEGSINNQKDPSVFILDESGNFKDAFEIPQHFTAQGEQKPRHNGVFEGLAQSYDGNGFWVATELPLEKDGPKPKLFPTKSFTRITYFDKDIKKATNQFAYRLDGISKIPWMYFAVNGVTELLEYKEGNFLVLERAYSAGHGSHSNTVKIFDVDTKRATNILEKESLKKASFSPARKRLVFDFKSVKDQLTDKIIDNIEGMCFGPKLENGKQSLLLISDNNFNSFGRQLTQLILMEIDFKE; encoded by the coding sequence ATGATGATGAAAAAATTAGCAATATGGGGCCTGACGGGACTGTTTTTTTGTTCCTGCGCCACCACCAGAAAAATTGAAGATGACAGATTACAAATTCGTTTTCTGGACGAATATGTTATCGACAAAGATCTTAAAATAGACAACACTAAAGTTGGTGGTCTATCAGGTATCGATTATAAGGATGGTAGCTATTATTTTATTGTCGATACACCGTCAGATGCCCGTTTCTATCAAGCCGAAATTAAGCTTTCCGCAAATAAAATTGATACCGTAAACTTTAAAAAAACGGTAATGATCGAAAAGACTGCTGAATTCTTCAAAGATCATACTTTAGATCCTGAAGCCATTAGGTTTTTACCCGAAGAAAATCAAGTGTATATTAGTAGTGAAGGGAGCATTAATAACCAAAAAGATCCTTCCGTTTTTATTTTAGACGAAAGTGGAAATTTTAAGGATGCTTTTGAAATTCCTCAGCATTTTACTGCTCAAGGCGAACAAAAACCCAGACATAACGGGGTTTTTGAAGGTTTGGCGCAGTCTTACGATGGTAACGGATTTTGGGTGGCTACCGAACTTCCGCTGGAAAAAGATGGCCCCAAACCTAAATTATTTCCTACAAAATCATTTACCAGAATTACTTATTTCGACAAAGACATAAAAAAAGCAACCAATCAGTTTGCCTATCGATTGGATGGTATATCAAAAATTCCATGGATGTATTTTGCTGTAAACGGGGTTACGGAGCTGTTAGAGTATAAGGAGGGAAATTTTTTGGTATTAGAACGCGCCTATTCTGCCGGTCATGGCTCACATAGCAACACCGTGAAAATTTTTGATGTTGACACTAAGAGGGCGACAAATATTTTAGAAAAAGAATCACTTAAAAAAGCTAGTTTTTCGCCAGCCAGAAAGCGTTTGGTATTCGATTTTAAATCGGTTAAAGATCAACTAACCGATAAAATCATCGATAATATAGAGGGAATGTGTTTTGGCCCAAAACTCGAAAATGGTAAACAGTCTTTACTACTAATTTCTGATAATAATTTTAATAGCTTCGGGAGACAACTAACACAGCTTATTTTAATGGAAATTGATTTTAAGGAATAA
- a CDS encoding SixA phosphatase family protein: MTQNIKYLFLSLVLIAISCQQSPQKNIETAQPKFDQISTYYFIRHAEKDTTDRENRNPRLTEEGKQRAENWKNVFTAVDFDAIYSSDFIRTKATAQPTAQSKGLKIEIYDHTKLNSEAFKKATKGKKVLVVGHTNTTPYFANAVYGEEYFNNDIDEAEHGKLFIVQVHSNGKNSIQQLTIN; this comes from the coding sequence ATGACACAAAATATCAAATATCTTTTCTTAAGTCTTGTATTAATAGCTATTTCCTGCCAGCAAAGCCCACAAAAAAACATAGAAACAGCGCAGCCGAAATTCGATCAAATAAGCACGTATTATTTCATAAGGCATGCTGAAAAAGATACTACCGATAGAGAAAACCGCAATCCTAGATTAACTGAAGAAGGGAAGCAACGAGCTGAAAATTGGAAAAATGTTTTTACTGCCGTAGATTTTGATGCTATCTATAGTTCTGATTTTATTAGAACCAAAGCAACGGCTCAACCTACTGCACAAAGTAAAGGACTCAAAATTGAAATCTACGATCATACCAAATTAAATTCCGAAGCATTTAAAAAAGCTACTAAAGGAAAAAAAGTACTGGTGGTGGGACACACCAATACCACCCCGTATTTTGCCAATGCTGTGTATGGAGAAGAATATTTTAATAATGATATTGATGAAGCAGAACATGGAAAATTATTTATTGTTCAGGTACATTCAAATGGAAAAAACTCTATTCAGCAGTTAACCATAAACTAA
- a CDS encoding NAD-dependent succinate-semialdehyde dehydrogenase codes for MSTLIENKTITTVNPTTGKSLKDYPLMTNEEASEAVKKCHEAFVKWKKYSLAERAEVLKKIGSTLKDYKEEFSKLMTSEMGKLVSQAEEEIDLCAAICEYTAENGQKELANEPERELPDGGRGIITYSPIGVIYGIQPWNFPAYQVVRYAIANLMAGNGVLLKHAEGTTGSGLMLEEIFEKAGLPKGLFTVLIIDHDQSDDIIDNDFVRGVTFTGSPNGGRAVAKKAAGNLKKTVLELGSNDAYLVLDDADLETAVEWSVKGRIYNNGETCVAAKRFVVTEKNYDAFLESFVEKMKNVKFGDPTKEDTQIGPMARKDLREKLHEQVEESVKNGAKVLCGGGIPDGDGFFYPATVLANVNPGQPAYDDELFGPVASVIKAKDDEDAMRIANDSRFGLGGGIFSKDEKKAIELAEKHFDTGMVFINSFGVAQPNMPFGGVKNSGYGREHGGFGIKEFVNTKAINILQG; via the coding sequence ATGAGTACATTAATTGAAAACAAAACAATTACAACTGTTAATCCAACTACAGGTAAAAGCCTAAAGGATTATCCGTTAATGACCAATGAAGAAGCGAGCGAAGCCGTAAAAAAATGTCACGAAGCCTTTGTGAAGTGGAAAAAATATTCTTTAGCGGAAAGAGCAGAAGTGCTTAAAAAAATAGGAAGCACATTAAAAGATTATAAAGAGGAGTTTTCCAAGCTTATGACCAGCGAAATGGGAAAACTTGTTTCTCAGGCTGAAGAAGAAATTGATCTTTGTGCAGCTATTTGTGAATACACCGCTGAAAATGGTCAAAAAGAGTTAGCTAACGAACCTGAGCGTGAACTTCCTGATGGAGGACGTGGAATCATTACGTATTCTCCTATTGGAGTTATCTACGGAATACAACCATGGAATTTCCCTGCTTACCAGGTCGTACGATACGCTATTGCTAATTTAATGGCTGGTAATGGAGTATTATTAAAACATGCTGAGGGTACAACAGGATCTGGTTTGATGTTAGAGGAAATCTTTGAGAAAGCCGGTTTACCTAAAGGTTTATTTACCGTATTGATTATAGATCATGATCAATCTGATGATATTATCGATAATGATTTTGTAAGAGGAGTAACCTTTACCGGAAGTCCTAATGGGGGTAGAGCAGTGGCTAAAAAAGCCGCAGGAAACCTTAAAAAAACAGTACTAGAGCTAGGCTCTAACGATGCGTATTTGGTATTAGATGATGCAGATCTGGAAACTGCTGTAGAATGGAGTGTAAAAGGTAGAATTTATAATAACGGAGAAACTTGTGTAGCAGCCAAAAGATTTGTGGTAACCGAGAAAAATTACGATGCTTTTCTAGAGTCTTTCGTAGAAAAAATGAAAAATGTAAAATTTGGTGATCCAACAAAAGAGGATACACAAATTGGCCCAATGGCACGTAAGGACTTGAGGGAGAAATTACATGAGCAGGTGGAAGAAAGTGTGAAAAATGGCGCTAAAGTTCTTTGTGGCGGTGGAATTCCAGACGGAGATGGCTTCTTTTACCCAGCAACAGTATTGGCAAATGTGAATCCTGGACAGCCAGCATATGATGATGAATTATTCGGACCAGTAGCCTCTGTCATTAAAGCAAAGGACGACGAAGATGCGATGAGAATTGCGAACGATAGTAGGTTTGGTCTTGGTGGTGGAATTTTCTCTAAGGATGAGAAAAAAGCTATCGAGTTAGCTGAAAAGCATTTTGATACCGGAATGGTTTTTATTAATTCTTTTGGTGTGGCGCAACCTAATATGCCTTTTGGCGGAGTTAAAAACTCTGGTTATGGTAGAGAACATGGTGGTTTTGGAATCAAAGAATTTGTAAACACCAAAGCAATTAATATTCTGCAAGGATAA
- a CDS encoding class I SAM-dependent methyltransferase, whose product MATNWDAQLYNTKHDFVFNYGSALIELLKPKTGELILDLGCGAGQLTAKIASSSTEVIGMDASESMIASAKKNFPDLDFRVANAEDFNFPEKFDAIFSNAALHWVKDYKAAAINMLRHLKKNGRVVLEFGGKGNVQKIETTLKAVLLEKGYQNQANINLWYFPSVAEYTTVLEQTGFDIRLAELYDRPTKLADAESGITDWLSMFGKRFFEGIPDVEAESIKNEVQTRLKTTLLKEDGWYADYRRLRIIAYKNTSNGF is encoded by the coding sequence ATGGCGACAAACTGGGATGCGCAATTATATAATACAAAGCATGATTTTGTATTTAATTACGGAAGTGCTTTAATCGAACTCTTAAAACCGAAAACAGGGGAACTTATTTTGGATTTGGGCTGTGGTGCGGGTCAGCTTACTGCAAAAATTGCCAGTAGCAGCACCGAAGTTATTGGAATGGATGCATCTGAAAGCATGATTGCAAGTGCTAAAAAGAATTTCCCCGATCTTGATTTTAGAGTAGCTAATGCCGAAGATTTTAATTTTCCCGAAAAATTTGATGCTATTTTTTCTAATGCCGCCTTACACTGGGTAAAAGATTATAAAGCGGCCGCCATAAATATGCTAAGACATTTAAAGAAAAATGGACGTGTAGTACTGGAATTTGGCGGTAAAGGAAATGTGCAAAAAATTGAAACAACGTTAAAAGCGGTATTATTAGAAAAAGGATATCAAAATCAGGCCAATATTAACTTATGGTATTTCCCATCGGTTGCAGAATATACGACTGTTCTGGAACAAACAGGATTTGACATCCGTTTAGCCGAATTATACGATCGCCCCACCAAATTAGCCGATGCTGAAAGCGGAATTACAGACTGGCTTTCGATGTTTGGAAAGAGATTTTTTGAAGGTATTCCCGATGTTGAGGCTGAAAGTATTAAGAACGAAGTGCAAACAAGATTAAAAACAACACTTTTAAAAGAAGATGG